The Pseudomonas baetica genome includes a region encoding these proteins:
- a CDS encoding SIMPL domain-containing protein (The SIMPL domain is named for its presence in mouse protein SIMPL (signalling molecule that associates with mouse pelle-like kinase). Bacterial member BP26, from Brucella, was shown to assemble into a channel-like structure, while YggE from E. coli has been associated with resistance to oxidative stress.) produces MHTFRRSAALLALTVGSVASLPALAADELHYNQIALRAEVSQEVARDLMIVTLYTEEQNTDPAKLAADVSTTMNKALAQAKQVKDIILRQGSRNSYPIYDTKGQKITGWRERAELRLESADFAALSKLTGELLGELKMGGMDFAIADPTRKASEDQLLKEAVTAFKARAQLATDALGGKGYKIVNLNLNSNGYPQQYLRAPMMMKAAGMDSAPVTPEVEAGTSQVSMTADGSIEVLMQ; encoded by the coding sequence ATGCACACATTTCGCCGCAGCGCCGCCCTTCTCGCCCTGACCGTCGGCAGCGTCGCCAGCCTTCCGGCCCTGGCTGCCGATGAGCTGCACTACAACCAGATTGCCCTGCGCGCCGAAGTCAGCCAGGAAGTGGCCCGCGACCTGATGATCGTGACCCTCTACACCGAAGAGCAAAACACCGACCCGGCCAAACTCGCCGCCGACGTCAGCACCACCATGAACAAGGCACTGGCCCAGGCCAAGCAAGTCAAAGACATCATCCTGCGCCAGGGCAGCCGCAACAGCTACCCGATCTACGACACCAAGGGCCAGAAAATCACCGGCTGGCGTGAACGCGCCGAACTGCGCCTGGAAAGCGCCGACTTCGCCGCCCTGTCCAAACTCACCGGCGAATTGCTGGGCGAGCTGAAAATGGGCGGCATGGACTTCGCCATCGCCGACCCGACCCGCAAAGCCAGCGAAGACCAATTGCTCAAAGAAGCCGTCACCGCCTTCAAGGCCCGCGCCCAACTGGCCACCGACGCACTCGGCGGCAAGGGCTACAAAATCGTCAACCTGAACCTCAACAGCAACGGCTACCCACAACAGTACCTGCGCGCCCCGATGATGATGAAAGCTGCCGGCATGGATTCCGCGCCGGTGACACCTGAAGTCGAAGCGGGTACCAGTCAGGTAAGCATGACTGCTGATGGCTCGATTGAAGTGCTGATGCAGTGA
- a CDS encoding DUF6124 family protein codes for MDKLIPDPPLETPLEEAHRAEDLARNREAIKRALDFYLCPQPKKPRQPSTMFMVCPNVDTESLLAHACESLASASAAASNFANELGGAQRNTVLGIQQIVMLAELAVSRALDRVDPQT; via the coding sequence ATGGATAAATTGATCCCCGACCCACCCCTCGAAACCCCACTCGAAGAAGCCCACCGCGCCGAAGACCTCGCCCGAAACCGCGAAGCCATCAAACGCGCCCTCGATTTCTATCTCTGTCCCCAACCCAAGAAACCGCGCCAACCCAGCACGATGTTCATGGTTTGCCCCAACGTCGACACTGAAAGCCTGCTCGCTCACGCTTGTGAATCACTGGCCTCGGCCAGTGCCGCAGCCAGCAACTTCGCCAACGAGTTGGGCGGCGCGCAGCGCAATACGGTGCTGGGGATTCAGCAGATCGTCATGCTGGCCGAACTGGCGGTGAGCCGGGCGCTGGATCGGGTTGATCCGCAAACCTGA
- a CDS encoding IS256 family transposase, which produces MPTKKKPLRDLPKIPKELLEEFGEGLITAEAIEDASAAFKKALIERALSAELGHHLGYPPGAQRPEDETNQRNGKTGKTILTGDGPLRLEIPRDRDGSFAPILIPKHERRYTGFDDKIIAMYARGMTVREIRAFLSEQYGTDVSHDFISSVTHEVMEEIGAWQQRPLEPMYPVIFFDALRVKIREEGLVRNKAIYLALGVLPDGTRDILGIWIENTEGAKFWMKVFNDLKTRGVEDVLIAVTDGLKGMPEALSAVFPATTLQTCIVHLIRNSLDYAAWDKRRELAKALKPIYQAINAEAAEEALDAFENGPWGKQYPTVVAAWRRAWDRVIPFFVFPPAIRKVIYTTNAIESINAQLRKIIKTRGHFPTDDAATKLIWLGLRNITANWGSAAHDWKSAMNQFAILYGDRFIRPTW; this is translated from the coding sequence ATGCCAACCAAAAAGAAACCCCTGCGTGACCTACCAAAAATCCCCAAGGAGCTGCTCGAAGAGTTCGGTGAGGGGCTGATTACCGCAGAGGCTATTGAAGACGCTTCTGCGGCCTTCAAGAAGGCCTTGATTGAGCGAGCATTGAGTGCCGAGCTCGGTCACCACCTGGGGTATCCGCCGGGCGCGCAGCGCCCAGAGGATGAAACCAACCAGCGCAATGGCAAAACGGGCAAGACGATTTTGACGGGGGATGGCCCGCTGCGGCTGGAGATTCCCCGTGATCGGGATGGCAGTTTTGCCCCCATTCTGATCCCCAAGCATGAGCGGCGTTACACCGGTTTTGATGACAAGATCATCGCCATGTATGCCCGAGGCATGACCGTTCGAGAAATCCGCGCTTTCCTCTCTGAGCAATACGGGACGGACGTTTCCCATGACTTCATCAGCTCAGTCACGCACGAGGTGATGGAGGAAATTGGTGCGTGGCAACAGCGACCGCTTGAGCCGATGTACCCAGTCATTTTCTTCGATGCGCTGCGGGTCAAGATCCGAGAAGAAGGCCTTGTCCGCAACAAGGCGATTTACTTGGCGCTGGGTGTTTTACCCGATGGAACGCGCGATATTCTTGGTATCTGGATCGAAAACACCGAGGGTGCGAAGTTCTGGATGAAGGTCTTCAACGACCTCAAGACCCGCGGCGTAGAGGACGTGCTGATCGCCGTGACTGACGGTCTCAAAGGCATGCCAGAGGCGCTAAGCGCAGTATTTCCGGCAACAACGCTGCAAACATGCATCGTCCACTTGATCCGCAACAGCCTCGATTACGCGGCGTGGGACAAGCGCCGTGAGCTGGCCAAGGCGCTAAAACCGATCTATCAAGCCATCAACGCAGAAGCGGCTGAGGAAGCACTGGATGCCTTTGAAAATGGCCCTTGGGGTAAGCAATACCCAACGGTGGTGGCGGCCTGGAGACGAGCCTGGGATCGAGTGATTCCATTCTTTGTCTTCCCGCCTGCCATTCGAAAAGTGATCTATACGACCAACGCTATCGAAAGCATCAACGCTCAGCTACGCAAGATCATCAAGACCCGGGGCCACTTCCCGACGGATGACGCAGCGACCAAGCTGATCTGGCTTGGGCTGCGTAACATCACGGCAAACTGGGGCTCGGCGGCTCATGACTGGAAGAGTGCGATGAACCAATTTGCGATTCTGTACGGAGATCGATTTATCAGGCCGACCTGGTAA
- a CDS encoding ABC transporter substrate-binding protein, giving the protein MPRSTLKPLLISLALATTTPIANAATTLVYCSEASPAGFDPSQYTSGTDFDASAETVFNRLTQFQRGGTDIEPGLATKWDVSNDGRQYTFHLRQGVKFHTTQYFTPTRDFNADDVLFTFQRLLDPENAFRKAYPAESPYFTDMGLNTTIKSVEKLDEQTVRFNLNNVDAAFVQNLAMSFASVQSAEYAAQLLKEGKAADLNQKPIGTGPFVFKRYQKDSQIRYAANKAYWKPEDVKIDNLIFSITPDAAVRLQKLKTGECQVSGYPRPADIEVMEKDPNLRVLKQAGFNLGFLAYNTTHPPLDQLKVRQALDMAIDKPAIIKAVYQSAGQLAQNALPPAQWSFDPNIKDAPHDPAKAKALLKEAGVAPGTTINLWAMTVQRASNPNARMSAQMIQQDWEKIGIKANIVSYEWGEYIKRAKNGEHDAMIYGWTGDNGDPDNWLGVLYSCAAVKGSNYAKWCDPAYDRLVQQAKVSTDKTQRVKLYQQAQLILKQQVPITPIANSTVFQPLRKEVTDFRISPFGLTPFYGVGINK; this is encoded by the coding sequence ATGCCAAGATCCACCCTCAAACCGCTCTTGATCTCCCTGGCCCTGGCCACAACCACCCCGATAGCAAACGCAGCCACAACCCTGGTCTACTGCTCCGAAGCCAGCCCCGCAGGCTTCGACCCCAGCCAATACACCAGCGGTACCGACTTCGACGCCTCCGCCGAAACCGTCTTCAACCGCCTCACCCAATTCCAGCGCGGCGGCACCGACATCGAACCCGGCCTGGCAACCAAATGGGACGTCTCCAACGACGGACGCCAATACACCTTCCACCTGCGCCAAGGCGTGAAATTCCACACCACGCAATACTTCACCCCAACCCGCGACTTCAACGCCGACGACGTGCTCTTCACCTTCCAGCGCCTGCTCGACCCGGAGAACGCCTTCCGTAAGGCCTACCCCGCCGAGTCCCCGTACTTCACCGACATGGGCCTGAACACCACGATCAAATCGGTCGAAAAACTCGACGAGCAAACCGTGCGCTTCAACCTCAACAACGTCGACGCCGCCTTCGTGCAAAACCTCGCCATGAGCTTCGCCTCCGTGCAGTCGGCCGAATACGCCGCGCAACTGTTGAAGGAAGGCAAAGCCGCCGACCTCAACCAGAAACCGATCGGCACCGGCCCGTTCGTGTTCAAGCGCTATCAAAAGGATTCACAAATCCGCTACGCCGCCAACAAGGCCTACTGGAAACCCGAAGATGTAAAAATCGACAACCTGATCTTCTCGATCACCCCGGACGCCGCCGTACGCCTGCAAAAACTCAAGACCGGCGAATGCCAGGTCAGCGGTTACCCGCGCCCGGCCGACATCGAAGTCATGGAAAAAGACCCGAACCTGCGCGTGCTCAAGCAGGCCGGTTTCAACCTCGGTTTCCTCGCGTACAACACCACCCATCCGCCGTTGGATCAACTCAAGGTGCGCCAGGCCCTGGACATGGCCATCGACAAACCGGCGATCATCAAAGCCGTTTATCAAAGCGCCGGCCAGTTGGCCCAGAACGCCTTGCCACCCGCGCAATGGTCTTTCGACCCGAACATCAAAGACGCGCCGCACGACCCGGCGAAAGCCAAGGCGCTACTGAAAGAAGCAGGAGTTGCACCCGGTACAACCATCAATCTCTGGGCAATGACCGTGCAGCGCGCCTCGAACCCGAATGCGCGGATGTCGGCGCAGATGATCCAGCAGGATTGGGAGAAGATCGGCATCAAGGCCAACATCGTCAGCTATGAGTGGGGCGAGTACATCAAGCGCGCCAAGAACGGCGAACACGACGCGATGATCTACGGCTGGACCGGCGACAACGGCGACCCGGACAACTGGCTTGGCGTGCTGTACAGCTGCGCAGCAGTCAAGGGCAGCAACTACGCCAAATGGTGCGATCCGGCCTACGACAGACTGGTGCAACAGGCCAAGGTGTCAACCGACAAGACGCAGCGGGTAAAACTGTATCAACAGGCGCAACTGATCCTTAAACAGCAGGTGCCGATCACGCCGATTGCCAACTCCACGGTGTTCCAGCCACTGCGTAAAGAGGTCACGGACTTCCGTATCAGCCCCTTCGGTTTAACCCCGTTCTATGGCGTGGGTATAAATAAGTAA
- a CDS encoding ABC transporter substrate-binding protein has product MLKHAVIPFLVGAGLLASAPFASAATNLVFCSEGSPAGFDPGQYTTGTDFDASAETMFNRLTQFERGGTAVIPGLATKWDISEDGLTYTFHLREGVKFHTTPYFKPTREFNADDVLFTFNRMINKDDPFRKAYPTEFPYFTDMGMDTNITKIDKVDDHTVKFTLKEVDAAFIQNMAMSFASVQSAEYAAQLLKEGKPADINQKPVGTGPFVFKSYQKDSNIRFTGNKEYWKPDDVKIDNLIFAITTDPSVRIQKLKKNECQVTLFPRPADLKALKEDKSLKMPDQAGFNLGYIAYNVMDKVKGSDEKNPLADLRVRQALDMAVNKPQIIDSVYQGAGQLAVNAMPPTQWSYDTTIKDAKYDPEKAKQLLKEAGVKEGTEIVLWAMPVQRPYNPNAKLMAEMLQSDWAKIGLKVKITSYEWGEYIKRSKGGENQAMIIGWSGDNGDPDNWLNVLFGCDSLSGNNFSKWCDKKFDGLVKEAKRTTDQGKRTELYKQAQHVLKDAVPMTPIAHSTVYQPMRANVQDFKISPFGLNSFYGVSVSK; this is encoded by the coding sequence ATGCTTAAACACGCGGTCATTCCGTTTTTAGTCGGCGCAGGCTTGTTAGCCTCCGCACCTTTCGCATCCGCTGCGACTAACCTGGTGTTTTGCTCCGAAGGGAGCCCGGCCGGTTTTGATCCGGGCCAGTACACCACCGGAACCGACTTCGACGCCTCAGCCGAAACCATGTTCAACCGTCTGACCCAGTTTGAGCGCGGCGGCACCGCCGTGATTCCTGGTCTGGCGACCAAGTGGGACATTTCCGAAGATGGCCTGACGTACACCTTCCACCTGCGCGAAGGCGTCAAGTTCCACACCACCCCGTATTTCAAGCCGACTCGTGAGTTCAACGCCGACGACGTGCTGTTCACCTTTAATCGCATGATTAACAAGGATGACCCGTTCCGTAAGGCGTACCCGACCGAATTCCCGTACTTCACCGACATGGGGATGGATACCAACATCACCAAGATCGATAAAGTCGACGACCACACCGTCAAGTTCACTCTCAAAGAAGTGGATGCCGCGTTCATCCAGAACATGGCCATGAGCTTCGCGTCGGTGCAGTCCGCCGAATACGCAGCGCAACTGTTGAAAGAAGGCAAGCCTGCCGACATCAACCAGAAACCGGTCGGCACTGGTCCGTTCGTGTTCAAGAGCTACCAGAAAGACTCCAACATCCGCTTCACCGGGAACAAAGAGTACTGGAAGCCTGATGACGTGAAGATCGACAACCTGATCTTCGCCATCACCACCGACCCGTCGGTACGTATTCAGAAGCTGAAAAAGAACGAGTGCCAGGTCACCCTGTTCCCACGTCCGGCCGACCTGAAAGCGCTCAAAGAAGACAAATCGCTGAAGATGCCTGACCAGGCTGGTTTCAACCTGGGCTACATCGCTTACAACGTGATGGACAAGGTCAAAGGCAGCGACGAGAAAAACCCTCTGGCTGACCTGCGCGTTCGTCAGGCGCTGGACATGGCCGTCAACAAGCCGCAGATCATCGATTCGGTTTACCAGGGCGCGGGCCAACTGGCCGTCAACGCCATGCCGCCGACCCAGTGGTCTTACGACACCACCATCAAGGACGCCAAGTACGATCCTGAGAAAGCCAAGCAGCTGCTCAAGGAAGCCGGCGTCAAGGAAGGCACCGAGATCGTTCTGTGGGCGATGCCGGTACAGCGTCCGTACAACCCGAACGCCAAGCTGATGGCTGAAATGCTCCAGTCCGACTGGGCCAAGATCGGCTTGAAAGTGAAGATCACCAGCTATGAATGGGGCGAGTACATCAAGCGCTCCAAAGGTGGCGAGAACCAGGCCATGATCATTGGCTGGAGCGGTGACAATGGTGATCCGGACAACTGGCTGAACGTGTTGTTTGGTTGCGACTCGCTCAGCGGCAACAACTTCTCCAAGTGGTGCGACAAGAAGTTCGACGGCCTCGTCAAAGAAGCCAAGCGCACCACCGACCAGGGCAAGCGCACCGAACTGTACAAACAGGCGCAACACGTCCTCAAAGATGCAGTCCCTATGACACCTATCGCTCACTCGACGGTGTATCAACCCATGCGCGCCAACGTGCAGGACTTCAAGATCAGCCCATTCGGCTTGAACTCCTTCTACGGCGTCAGCGTCAGCAAATAA
- a CDS encoding ABC transporter substrate-binding protein codes for MRHTLVFSALLGAGLLAATSASHAASNSLVFCSEGSPAGFDTAQYTTATDNDAAEPLYNRLVEFEKGATNVVPGLATKWDISEDGLKYTFHLREGVKFHTTPYFKPTRDFNADDVLFTFNRMLDAQQPFRKAYPTEFPYFNGMSLNKNIAKVEKTGPLTVEFTLNSVDAAFIQNIAMSFAAILSAEYADKLLAEGKPSDINQKPIGTGPFVFKSYQKDSNIRYTGNPHYWDPSRVKLKNLIFAINTDASVRVQKLKAGECQITLHPRPADVEALKTDPKLQLISKPGFNLGYIAYNVRHKPFDQLEVRQALDMAVNKQGILNAVYQGAGQLAVNAMPPTQWSYDDSIKDAAYNPEKAKELLKAAGVKEGTEITLWAMPVQRPYNPNAKLMAEMLQADWAKIGLKVKIVSYEWGEYIKRTKNGEHDISLIGWTGDNGDPDNWLGTLYSCDAIGGNNYSMWCDPAYDKLIKEAKVVTDRDQRTTLYKQAQQLLKQQVPITPVAHSTVNQPLSTRVEGFKVSPFGRNVFSGVSID; via the coding sequence ATGCGCCATACCTTGGTTTTTTCCGCATTGCTGGGCGCCGGCCTGTTGGCCGCCACGTCCGCCAGCCACGCCGCCAGCAACAGTCTGGTGTTCTGCTCCGAGGGCAGCCCGGCAGGTTTTGATACTGCGCAATACACGACGGCCACCGATAACGACGCCGCCGAGCCGCTTTACAACCGTCTGGTCGAATTCGAAAAAGGCGCGACCAATGTCGTACCTGGTCTGGCGACCAAGTGGGATATTTCCGAGGATGGTCTCAAGTACACCTTTCACCTGCGTGAAGGTGTGAAATTTCATACAACGCCGTACTTCAAGCCAACCCGCGATTTCAACGCCGACGACGTGCTGTTTACGTTTAATCGCATGCTTGATGCACAGCAGCCGTTCCGTAAGGCTTATCCGACCGAATTCCCCTATTTCAACGGGATGAGCCTGAACAAGAACATCGCCAAGGTCGAAAAGACCGGGCCGCTGACCGTGGAGTTCACACTCAACAGCGTCGACGCTGCGTTCATCCAGAACATCGCCATGAGCTTCGCCGCCATCCTGTCCGCCGAATACGCCGACAAGCTGCTGGCCGAAGGCAAACCGAGCGACATCAACCAAAAGCCGATCGGTACCGGGCCGTTCGTGTTCAAGAGCTATCAGAAAGACTCGAACATCCGTTACACCGGTAACCCGCACTACTGGGATCCGAGCCGGGTCAAGCTGAAGAACCTGATCTTCGCGATCAACACCGACGCCTCGGTGCGCGTGCAAAAACTCAAGGCCGGCGAATGCCAGATCACCCTGCATCCGCGCCCTGCCGATGTTGAAGCACTGAAGACCGATCCCAAGCTGCAACTGATCTCCAAACCGGGCTTCAACCTCGGTTACATCGCTTACAACGTCCGCCACAAACCGTTCGACCAGCTCGAAGTGCGTCAGGCGCTGGACATGGCGGTGAATAAACAAGGGATTCTCAACGCTGTTTATCAAGGCGCCGGCCAACTGGCCGTCAACGCCATGCCGCCGACCCAGTGGTCCTACGACGACAGCATCAAAGACGCCGCCTACAACCCGGAAAAAGCCAAAGAGCTGCTCAAGGCTGCCGGCGTGAAAGAAGGCACCGAGATCACCCTGTGGGCGATGCCGGTGCAGCGTCCGTACAACCCGAACGCCAAACTGATGGCCGAGATGCTCCAGGCTGACTGGGCGAAAATCGGTCTGAAAGTAAAAATCGTCAGCTACGAATGGGGCGAGTACATCAAGCGCACCAAGAACGGCGAGCATGACATCAGCCTGATCGGCTGGACCGGTGACAACGGTGATCCGGACAACTGGCTGGGCACGCTGTACAGCTGCGACGCCATTGGCGGCAACAACTATTCCATGTGGTGCGATCCGGCTTACGACAAGCTCATCAAAGAAGCCAAAGTCGTCACCGACCGCGACCAGCGCACCACGCTCTACAAACAGGCCCAGCAGTTGCTTAAACAGCAAGTGCCGATCACGCCTGTCGCCCACTCGACGGTCAACCAGCCGTTAAGCACCCGGGTTGAAGGGTTCAAGGTGAGCCCCTTCGGCCGCAACGTGTTCTCGGGTGTCAGTATCGATTAA
- a CDS encoding OprD family porin, whose amino-acid sequence MKLSSTAILALAISSITATAYAETQSQAFTPVTVNTKSAQAEATGFVEGQSITGTTRNWYANEQLKRDGKFAYKKNGSLAETDRRINWVQGTIVKYNSGFTEGTVGISTEVAAYNAVALERDRKNLASGNGGAPKTGDGSGNNRTLTHKNNGEAVDQWSKVGLANIKARVSNTTLTAGRMGFSSPQVDVIGNRALPSSFEGVALHSKELNNLSFDLATFDRVSPRSEQSLQKFRAEYANGRVESDKVNTAGISYQPLASLKTSLWGTQVEDLWNQYYFGATHELGDSNVLALTTGLNYYKTVDEGKKLLGDIDNDTYSLSFGLTHQAHNLTFSYQQVNGNEYFDYLHETNGIYLANSLLSDFNGPNEKSFQVSYAINMAEYGVPGLKFNIYQARGWGIDGTHYDGNKGVAKKGYDGIQEQDGEHHYEYGIGATYAVQSGPLKATTIRGTYTAHRASEFQSDGSINEFRLVTTIPFNIL is encoded by the coding sequence ATGAAACTGAGCAGCACCGCGATACTGGCCCTGGCCATCAGCAGCATCACCGCCACGGCTTATGCGGAAACCCAAAGCCAGGCGTTCACTCCGGTGACCGTCAACACCAAGAGCGCCCAGGCTGAAGCGACCGGCTTCGTCGAAGGACAGTCAATCACCGGTACGACCCGTAACTGGTACGCTAACGAACAACTGAAACGCGACGGTAAATTCGCCTATAAAAAGAATGGTTCGCTGGCCGAAACCGACCGCCGGATCAACTGGGTTCAGGGCACCATCGTCAAGTACAACTCTGGCTTCACCGAGGGCACCGTCGGTATCAGCACCGAAGTGGCAGCGTACAACGCTGTAGCGCTGGAGCGTGACCGCAAAAATCTGGCATCGGGCAATGGTGGCGCACCAAAGACCGGCGACGGCTCCGGTAACAACCGTACCCTGACTCACAAGAACAACGGTGAGGCCGTCGATCAGTGGAGCAAAGTGGGCCTGGCCAACATTAAGGCGCGCGTTTCCAACACCACGCTGACCGCCGGACGCATGGGTTTCAGCAGCCCGCAAGTCGACGTGATAGGCAACCGTGCGCTGCCTTCGAGCTTCGAAGGTGTTGCCCTGCACAGTAAAGAACTGAACAACCTGTCCTTCGACCTGGCCACGTTCGATCGCGTATCGCCGCGTTCTGAACAAAGCCTGCAAAAATTCCGCGCGGAATACGCCAACGGCCGTGTTGAATCCGACAAGGTCAACACCGCCGGTATCAGCTACCAGCCACTGGCCAGCCTGAAAACCAGCCTGTGGGGCACTCAGGTTGAAGACCTGTGGAACCAGTACTACTTCGGCGCCACTCATGAGCTGGGTGACAGCAATGTCCTCGCCCTGACCACCGGCCTGAACTACTACAAAACCGTCGACGAAGGCAAAAAGCTGCTGGGCGACATCGACAACGACACCTACTCACTGTCGTTCGGCCTGACCCACCAGGCGCACAACCTGACGTTCTCGTACCAGCAAGTGAACGGTAACGAGTACTTCGACTACCTGCACGAAACCAACGGCATCTACCTGGCCAACTCCCTGCTGTCGGACTTCAACGGCCCGAACGAGAAGTCCTTCCAGGTTTCCTACGCCATCAACATGGCCGAATACGGTGTGCCAGGCCTGAAGTTCAACATCTATCAGGCTCGCGGCTGGGGTATCGACGGTACTCATTACGACGGCAATAAAGGCGTGGCCAAAAAAGGCTACGACGGCATCCAGGAACAGGATGGCGAGCACCACTATGAATACGGCATCGGTGCGACCTATGCAGTACAGAGCGGTCCGCTGAAAGCCACCACCATTCGCGGCACTTACACCGCGCACCGTGCGAGCGAGTTCCAGTCCGACGGCAGCATCAACGAGTTCCGTCTGGTAACCACCATTCCATTCAACATCCTGTAA
- a CDS encoding ABC transporter substrate-binding protein, with protein sequence MKMLPLRAAVAAALLSAAIGVSAKPLVVCTEASPEGFDMVQYTTAVTADAVAETIFNRLVDFKPGTTEVVPALADSWEISDDGLTYTFHLRKGVKFHTTEYFKPTRDMNADDVLWSFQRQLDPNHPWHKLSSVGFPYFESMGFKELLKNVEKIDDNTVKFTLTRREAPFLADVAMPFTAIYSAEYADQLLKANKTGDLNNKPVGTGPFIFQRYAKDAQVRFKANPDYFRGKPPADALILAIATDNNVRLQKLKANECQIALYPKPDDIPSIKKDSNLKVEELDAMTVSYIAMNTQHKYMSDVRVRKAIDIAFDKEAYVNALFGKGNASVAVNPYPPTLLGYNHDLKNPPRDLDAARKLLKEAGVPEGTVFTLFTRNGGGPTNPNPMLGAQMMQADLAKVGIKIDIRVMEWGEMLKRAKAGEHDMVSAGWAGDNGDPDNFLTPMLSCEAAKNGENYARWCNEKFQALLDEARAKVDPAERAKLYEQAQVLFNQDQPWISMAHTRMFTAMRNNVEGYHISPLTTNNFATTQVK encoded by the coding sequence ATGAAAATGCTTCCCCTACGTGCGGCCGTCGCTGCCGCGTTGTTGAGCGCCGCCATCGGCGTCTCGGCCAAACCCTTGGTGGTCTGCACCGAAGCCAGTCCGGAAGGCTTCGACATGGTCCAGTACACAACTGCAGTCACTGCCGATGCGGTGGCCGAAACCATCTTCAATCGACTGGTGGACTTCAAGCCAGGCACCACCGAAGTGGTACCGGCGCTGGCCGACTCCTGGGAAATCAGCGATGACGGTCTGACGTACACGTTCCACCTGCGCAAAGGCGTCAAGTTTCACACCACCGAATACTTCAAGCCGACCCGCGACATGAATGCCGACGACGTGCTCTGGAGCTTCCAGCGTCAGCTGGACCCGAATCACCCGTGGCACAAACTGTCGAGCGTGGGCTTCCCGTACTTTGAAAGCATGGGCTTCAAGGAACTGCTGAAAAACGTCGAGAAAATCGACGACAACACGGTCAAGTTCACCCTGACCCGCCGCGAAGCGCCGTTCCTCGCCGACGTGGCCATGCCGTTCACGGCGATCTACTCCGCCGAATACGCCGATCAGTTGCTCAAGGCCAACAAGACTGGCGACCTGAACAACAAGCCAGTCGGCACCGGCCCGTTCATCTTCCAGCGCTACGCCAAGGACGCCCAGGTGCGCTTCAAGGCCAACCCGGACTATTTCCGTGGCAAGCCACCGGCCGACGCGTTGATTCTGGCAATCGCCACCGACAACAACGTGCGCCTGCAAAAGCTCAAGGCCAACGAGTGCCAGATCGCGCTGTATCCGAAACCGGATGACATCCCGAGCATCAAGAAAGACAGCAACCTGAAAGTCGAAGAACTGGACGCGATGACCGTGTCCTATATCGCCATGAACACTCAGCACAAGTACATGAGCGACGTGCGCGTGCGCAAAGCGATCGACATCGCTTTCGACAAGGAAGCCTACGTCAACGCGCTGTTCGGCAAAGGCAACGCTTCGGTCGCGGTCAACCCGTACCCGCCGACCCTGCTGGGTTACAACCACGACCTGAAGAACCCGCCACGTGACCTCGACGCCGCCCGCAAGCTGCTCAAGGAAGCCGGGGTTCCGGAAGGCACCGTGTTTACCCTGTTTACCCGTAACGGCGGCGGCCCGACCAACCCCAACCCGATGCTCGGCGCACAGATGATGCAGGCTGACCTGGCGAAAGTCGGGATCAAGATCGACATCCGCGTGATGGAATGGGGCGAGATGCTCAAGCGCGCCAAGGCCGGCGAGCACGACATGGTGTCGGCCGGATGGGCGGGCGACAACGGCGACCCGGATAACTTCCTGACGCCTATGCTCAGTTGCGAAGCCGCCAAGAACGGCGAAAACTACGCGCGCTGGTGCAACGAGAAATTCCAGGCACTGCTCGACGAAGCACGGGCTAAAGTAGATCCGGCCGAACGCGCGAAACTCTACGAGCAGGCTCAGGTCCTGTTTAATCAGGATCAACCGTGGATCAGCATGGCCCACACCCGCATGTTTACCGCAATGCGTAACAACGTAGAGGGCTACCACATCAGCCCTCTGACAACTAATAACTTCGCCACTACCCAGGTGAAGTAG